The sequence below is a genomic window from Paenibacillus silvisoli.
GCGCTTGGCTGCTTCCGAGGATGTCGAAACGATCGCGTCATTTTTGGCCGGGTTCGAGCAGAACGCCTATGGGCGAACGGTTACGGCGGAGCAATTAATCGAAGGGGCGCACGGGCTTGTCCGCAAAGGCGGATTGTATGTATGGCGCGTAGACGACGAAATCGTCTCGATGGCTAATATCGCCCATCGTTCGCCGAGGCATGGCAGAATTAACGCCGTGTATACGACGGAAGTCCGGCGCAGAAAAGGCTTCGCGGGCGCGATTGTCGCCGCGGCGGCGGAGCAATTATTGGCGGAAGGATTGACACCGATGCTGTATGCCGACCTCAGCAACCCGGCTTCGAATCAGGCGTACAAGAACATCGGATTCATGCCTTCCGGTCAAATTACCGAAATGACATTCAGCCCGCATTAACGCATGTACCAATTAAAGGGACTCTGTAACCGCTGATCCATGGGATGGCGGCGGGCAGAGTCCTTTTTTGCGTCACAATGGCGGCTAAGTCGTCTTCGTGGTCGTATTCTCAGCATCGAGCTTGGCA
It includes:
- a CDS encoding GNAT family N-acetyltransferase, which codes for MRSEDGKALFAQTPGFNGWLWTSRDIPADRENGLLEELVSQLDGHPLPGISAAPRTAYHFARVYTRFNDLRYFTKMDMEAYVCPSLQRPRRVEGSARLAASEDVETIASFLAGFEQNAYGRTVTAEQLIEGAHGLVRKGGLYVWRVDDEIVSMANIAHRSPRHGRINAVYTTEVRRRKGFAGAIVAAAAEQLLAEGLTPMLYADLSNPASNQAYKNIGFMPSGQITEMTFSPH